The following are encoded together in the Montipora capricornis isolate CH-2021 chromosome 5, ASM3666992v2, whole genome shotgun sequence genome:
- the LOC138049385 gene encoding double zinc ribbon and ankyrin repeat-containing protein 1-like: MTAGMIKVPSIMPLRVPLGGTARKNMIDTHTPIELRSETPGTLIYYTVNGMKPEPFKQIGIKCTYKYNRPFVLGPGKRTVKAMATSSDGTRESSIVTKTFLIEEPDVESGDDVSELHQSMSLSNGNLRESSGSLLGQILDNSKGTKLETSQAWGAERSSRRLRTSTPGDWEDVKGADYRKPRTEPRFTMSRFGSNQATVDTFDQSVAQVDGELREKRSPSNKTQLSRIQQQTDYLKCIYCMAPRPSDPYARFCSECGSPIPPLPSSRLAPPEGGQLGMCVSCHSMVPLNTPNCIICESPLSPQRQPQATKKLAHKLMCTVCGTGNPPDLKVCVTCEAKLPYNSKQIYTGTSAPPLPKDSISSVMTCSKCSRVNSSDARFCDWCGAKPQAYQSPLICSQCHASNSAFSRFCNSCGCGIEPPPRISQKSSGSVIGTIVERASIGNTVGRSDSATWLPVSIPSTPAETADKATSTVGLFYPSATTIQAQLEFENQERSRLEASRDRRPALGGVSPGKGFWRQQMDHVCSHIRAHAQNNPDFRSTIGEPRLGKIISAAIHEDLNGEEVTLTFTFARRDGKELWKAKSKALASSLKALNLNRSGSTSREDLRAKRKPNQSGLRTTAKGKKQKRTGKENNSDKLSEEDRLLLKEIGAKGEGSEDEVQRLLDEGANPESVSADGTPALIVATINKHADVIPLLVNAGAKLNAKNLSKGNTALHEAVQLGGGGLKCIDVLIGLGARTSVSNDAGQTAYDLAMDTGLDSVAQRFTASVGDEMLQKLTKPKKVTIVDEDEL, encoded by the exons ATGACGGCTGGAATGATCAAGGTACCAAGTATTATGCCGTTACGTGTTCCTCTGGGAGGTACTGCGAGGAAAAACATGATCGATACTCACACTCCAATCGAACTTCGTTCGGAAACACCCGGCACTCTGATCTATTACACCGTTAACGGAATGAAGCCCGAACCGTTTAAACAGATTGGGATCAAATGTACTTACAAGTACAACCGACCGTTTGTTCTGGGGCCAGGGAAACGAACCGTGAAAGCGATGGCTACTTCGAGTGATGGTACAAGAGAAAGCTCTATTGTTACAAAGACTTTCTTGATAGAGGAACCAGATGTTGAATCGGGAGATGATGTTTCAGAGCTTCACCAAAGCATGTCTTTGTCCAATGGAAACTTGAGGGAATCGTCTGGTTCTTTGCTTGGTCAAATTCTGGATAATTCCAAAGGGACGAAGCTGGAAACTTCTCAGGCTTGGGGAGCGGAGAGAAGTTCAAGGCGATTGCGAACGTCAACACCCGGGGACTGGGAAGACGTGAAAGGTGCAGATTACAGAAAGCCAAGGACGGAGCCAAGATTCACAATGTCAAGGTTTGGCTCAAATCAAGCAACTGTGGACACCTTTGATCAGTCAGTTGCGCAAGTTGATGGCGAGCTTAGAGAGAAACGAAGTCcttcaaacaaaacacaactgAGCAGGATTCAGCAGCAAACAGATTATTTGAAGTGTATATACTGTATGGCACCCAGACCATCGGATCCTTATGCGAGGTTCTGCTCAGAGTGTGGATCTCCTATTCCTCCTTTACCATCATCAAGACTCGCTCCTCCTGAGGGCGGACAGCTCGGCATGTGCGTCTCTTGTCACTCAATGGTGCCTCTGAACACCCCTAACTGCATTATCTGTGAATCACCATTGTCCCCTCAACGTCAGCCACAGGCAACCAAGAAACTAGCGCACAAGCTGATGTGCACAGTGTGTGGCACAGGGAACCCACCTGATCTGAAAGTTTGTGTAACCTGTGAAGCCAAGCTTCCTTATAATTCTAAGCAGATATATACTGGAACAAGTGCTCCTCCGCTCCCAAAAGACTCCATCAGCAGTGTCATGACATGTTCCAAGTGTTCTCGCGTAAACAGCAGCGATGCTCGCTTTTGTGATTGGTGTGGTGCAAAACCACAGGCTTACCAAAGCCCACTGATCTGTTCTCAGTGTCACGCTTCCAACAGTGCATTTTCCAGGTTCTGCAACTCTTGTGGTTGTGGCATTGAACCTCCACCGAGAATTTCCCAGAAAAGTTCAGGAAGTGTGATTGGTACGATAGTTGAGAGAGCAAGCATTGGTAACACTGTGGGAAGATCAGACTCGGCAACGTGGCTCCCCGTTTCTATTCCCTCAACACCAGCAGAAACAGCAGATAAAG CAACATCTACGGTAGGACTGTTCTACCCATCCGCAACCACCATTCAAGCTCAGCTTGAATTTGAGAACCAGGAACGAAGCCGCCTAGAGGCTTCTCGAGATCGAAGACCAGCGCTGGGCGGGGTGAGTCCAGGAAAGGGATTCTGGAGACAGCAAATGGATCATGTCTGTTCGCACATTCGCGCACATGCGCAGAACAACCCAGATTTTCGTTCCACCATTGGCGAACCAAGACTCGGAAAAATTATCAGTGCGGCGATTCATGAGGATTTGAATGGCGAGGAAGTTACACTGACATTCACCTTTGCAAGGAGAGATGGAAAAGAGCTTTGGAAGGCAAAATCGAAAGCTCTTGCCTCGAGTTTGAAAGCGTTGAATCTCAACAGGTCTGGATCAACTAGCAGAGAAGATTTGCGCGCCAAAAGAAAACCGAACCAAAGTGGATTGAGGACAACTGCCAAAGGAAAGAAGCAAAAAAGGACAGGCAAGGAAAATAACAGCGATAAACTAAGCGAAGAGGACAGGCTGTTACTGAAGGAAATCGGCGCGAAAGGCGAAGGAAGCGAAGACGAGGTGCAAAGACTGCTCGACGAAGGTGCCAATCCAGAGAGTGTTTCAGCAGACGGCACACCAGCTCTAATCGTTGCGACTATAAACAAGCATGCCGACGTTATCCCACTGTTAGTAAACGCAGGCGCTAAATTGAACGCAAAGAATCTTAGCAAAGGAAATACAGCTCTCCACGAGGCGGTTCAGCTGGGGGGAGGCGGTCTCAAATGCATCGATGTCTTGATTGGATTGGGCGCGCGGACCAGTGTTTCAAATGATGCTGGACAAACGGCGTATGATTTAGCAATGGACACAGGGTTAGACAGTGTAGCACAAAGGTTTACTGCAAGCGTGGGAGATGAAATGCTGCAAAAACTAACCAAGCCAAAGAAGGTGACAATAGTGGACGAAGACGAATTGTAG
- the LOC138049370 gene encoding uncharacterized protein, with protein MSSNNSPPMEGLWFQDTRTGCEKQAHYFVQIRKLQDELIQREQHNLIHAMERLKQLSYPRKRQMVRNAAGSDFSSTQHFPARSLNLRKEAKFRAQLTKEKPDLSPISGQPLMRKSGNKKEEQIYDNFLVMPRLLNDKDIARIINHANEISPSEPSRYLLRPQLPSIPNVGRKTNLSVDNRLRLLSLAESEFPEPEEGIRVVSGARKYLHSCKSNNRERTPARNSSRLGASKENLNKRSQSNVLTFDVDPNDPSLFSHCVGDKKQEDQQDSTPSPPPNSRPSTKASNFTPEVNLRVDSLLDTTKKFPAIVVLDAEKKLDTEDNSLVPAANGTSDSIKCKEDLRIHVSIPVEQVMESQSP; from the coding sequence ATGTCTTCAAACAACAGCCCGCCAATGGAGGGTCTGTGGTTTCAAGATACAAGAACTGGGTGCGAGAAGCAAGCACATTATTTTGTGCAGATTCGAAAACTTCAAGATGAATTAATTCAACGAGAGCAACACAACCTCATTCACGCTATGGAACGTTTAAAACAGCTGTCTTACCCACGAAAGCGGCAAATGGTTCGAAATGCTGCTGGATCCGATTTCTCGTCAACACAACATTTCCCAGCCAGAAGTTTAAACTTGAGGAAGGAAGCTAAATTCAGAGCTCAACTGACAAAGGAAAAACCTGATTTAAGTCCTATTTCTGGCCAGCCTTTGATGCGAAAATCAGGAAATAAGAAAGAAGAACAAATATACGACAATTTCTTGGTGATGCCTCGTCTTTTGAACGACAAAGACATTGCAAGGATTATTAATCACGCGAACGAGATTTCTCCATCTGAGCCTTCTAGATATTTACTTCGGCCACAGTTGCCTTCCATTCCAAATGTAGGACGAAAGACAAACTTGTCGGTTGATAACAGACTGAGGCTTTTGTCACTTGCAGAGTCTGAGTTTCCTGAACCAGAAGAAGGGATCAGAGTAGTTAGTGGAGCAAGGAAATATTTGCATTCTTGTAAATCAAATAACAGAGAGAGAACTCCTGCAAGAAATAGTTCACGCTTAGGTGCTTCTAAGGAAAATTTAAACAAAAGGAGCCAAAGCAATGTTTTGACCTTTGATGTAGACCCAAATGATCCTAGCTTGTTTTCTCATTGTGTTGGAGATAAAAAACAGGAAGATCAACAAGACTCTACACCTTCGCCACCACCCAATTCAAGGCCAAGCACAAAAGCCAGTAACTTTACACCCGAAGTTAATCTGCGAGTTGATAGCCTGTTGGATACTACAAAGAAATTTCCTGCCATTGTTGTTTTAGATgcagagaagaaacttgataCTGAAGACAATAGTCTTGTACCAGCAGCAAATGGAACAAGTGACTCAATTAAGTGCAAAGAGGATCTTAGGATTCATGTTAGTATACCTGTTGAGCAGGTGATGGAGAGCCAGTCACCCTAA
- the LOC138049386 gene encoding actin-related protein 3, with the protein MTGRQPAAVIDNGTGYTKMGFAGNSEPQYIVPTAIGIRESAKVGDQAQRRAAKGIDDLDFYIGDEALEKAGYATKWPIRHAIVEDWDLMERFWEHCIFKYLRAEPEDHYFLLTEPPLNTPENREYTAEIMFESFNIPGLYIAVQAVLALAASWTSRQVGERTLTGTVIDSGDGVTHVIPVAEGYVIGSCIKHIPIAGRDITFFVQQLLRERETGIPPEQSMETAKTIKERWGYICPDIAKEFAKYEAEPAKWMKKYESVNAVTKKPFSIDVGYERFLGPEIFFHPEFCNPDFQTPLSEVVDHVIQNCPIDVRRGLYKNIVLSGGSTMFRDFGRRLQRDIKRAVDARLKLSEQLSAGRIKPKPIETQVISHHMQRYAVWFGGSMLASTPEFYTVCHTKADYDEHGPSICRHNPVFGTMS; encoded by the exons ATGACGGGACGACAGCCTGCTGCTGTCATTGACAATGGAACGGG CTACACAAAAATGGGTTTTGCAGGGAATTCAGAACCCCAATACATTGTACCTACTG CAATTGGAATTAGAGAATCGGCAAAGGTTGGTGACCAAGCACAGAGAAGGGCAGCCAAAGGCATTGACGACTTAG ATTTTTACATTGGTGATGAAGCTCTAGAGAAAGCTGGTTATGCAACAAAG TGGCCAATAAGACATGCTATTGTGGAAGACTGGGATCTAATG GAACGATTTTGGGAACACTGTATATTTAAATACCTCCGAGCTGAACCAGAAGACCATTATTTCCTTCTG ACTGAACCACCTTTAAACACACCAGAAAACAGAGAATACACTGCTG AAATTATGTTTGAATCTTTCAACATCCCTGGTTTATACATTGCTGTACAG GCTGTACTAGCCTTGGCAGCATCTTGGACATCTCGTCAAGTTGGAGAAAGAACACTGACTGGAACAGTGATTGATTCAGGCGATGGTGTGACACACGTTATCCCAGTG gcGGAAGGGTACGTTATTGGTAGTTGTATAAAGCACATCCCTATTGCTGGCCGCGATATCACCTTCTTTGTGCAACAGTTGCTTCGGGAACGCGAGACCGGAATCCCACCTGAGCAGTCCATGGAAACTGCAAAGACCATCAAG GAACGCTGGGGCTACATCTGTCCAGACATTGCTAAAGAATTTGCCAAGTACGAGGCCGAGCCAGCGAAGTGGATGAAGAAGTACGAAAGTGTTAATGCTGTTACCAAAAAG CCATTTTCAATCGATGTTGGATACGAGCGGTTTTTGGGTCCTGAAATTTTCTTCCATCCAGAG tTTTGTAATCCAGATTTCCAAACTCCTCTTTCGGAGGTCGTAGATCACGTGATTCAAAACTGTCCCATTGATGTTCGTCGGGGTCTTTACAAG AATATTGTACTTTCTGGTGGCTCGACGATGTTCCGAGACTTTGGTCGCCGTTTGCAACGTGACATAAAGCGAGCGGTGGATGCTCGCTTGAAACTCAGTGAGCAGTTGAGTGCTGGACGTATCAAG cccAAACCCATTGAAACTCAAGTCATTTCACATCACATGCAGCGATACGCAGTTTGGTTTGGTGGAAGTATGTTAGCCTCTACG CCTGAGTTCTACACAGTTTGCCACACCAAAGCTGATTATGACGAACATGGCCCTAGCATCTGTCGTCACAATCCTGTGTTTGGTACCATGTCTTAA